The following coding sequences lie in one Caproicibacterium argilliputei genomic window:
- a CDS encoding glycosyltransferase: MKVALFSGAGAVKCAASTYTSVLKSGLEKAGHQVLLVTADPAIDDCFAQDGKIFCPAKITPSLYGMSVRTSLLGPMEELLNNFRPDLVHLVTLDEMGLAGLKYAQRRRLPLVTTIHNLHDALEGYGVNKAYDNLAKMKVRSTVRKIVTESDMVLAPSAQTAGLLQELDISCAVARSPFCIDLETFHPSEPTSQIRERLNIPKDVTCYIFAGRLVDDCGLDELLEVWNASVPAIDNLHLIVAGSGPDAAFFAEKVKMLSLSYQVTFAGELSPSDLNDCFSCCRAFVSASRSSAVKASPLEAQAAGLPVIVHKDSANAELVRDGVNGFTYDTPSQFGEKLHMMAGLDPEGEILLRKLVRKSAVNLSDKNLAAVMEDTYEEAKKHHRETLRDE; encoded by the coding sequence ATGAAAGTCGCCTTGTTTTCCGGGGCCGGCGCGGTCAAATGCGCCGCCTCCACTTATACTTCCGTGCTGAAAAGCGGACTGGAAAAGGCAGGCCACCAGGTTCTGCTGGTTACCGCCGACCCGGCAATTGACGACTGCTTCGCGCAGGACGGCAAAATTTTCTGCCCGGCAAAAATCACCCCTAGCCTTTACGGGATGTCTGTGCGCACCAGTCTGCTTGGCCCCATGGAAGAACTGCTGAACAACTTTCGCCCGGATCTGGTTCACCTTGTCACACTGGATGAAATGGGGCTGGCCGGGCTGAAATATGCCCAAAGGCGCCGCCTGCCGCTAGTCACCACCATTCACAACCTCCACGACGCTCTGGAAGGCTACGGCGTCAACAAAGCCTATGACAACCTGGCAAAAATGAAGGTGCGCAGCACCGTACGGAAAATCGTGACGGAAAGTGACATGGTTCTGGCGCCGAGCGCCCAAACTGCTGGGCTTTTGCAGGAACTGGATATCTCCTGTGCGGTTGCGCGTTCGCCTTTCTGCATTGACTTGGAAACTTTCCATCCGTCAGAGCCAACTTCACAGATTCGGGAGCGTCTAAACATCCCCAAAGACGTGACCTGCTACATTTTCGCCGGTCGGCTGGTGGATGACTGCGGCCTTGATGAGCTGCTGGAGGTGTGGAATGCCTCTGTACCCGCAATCGACAACCTGCACCTGATCGTCGCGGGCAGTGGGCCGGACGCAGCATTTTTTGCGGAAAAAGTCAAGATGCTCTCCCTCTCCTACCAAGTGACCTTTGCCGGTGAGCTATCGCCGTCTGACCTGAACGACTGCTTCTCCTGCTGTCGCGCATTTGTCAGTGCAAGCCGTTCTTCTGCGGTGAAGGCCTCTCCGCTGGAAGCACAGGCAGCCGGTCTGCCGGTCATCGTCCACAAGGACAGCGCCAATGCAGAGTTGGTGCGCGATGGTGTCAATGGTTTCACCTATGACACACCGTCGCAGTTTGGTGAGAAGCTGCACATGATGGCGGGTCTTGACCCGGAGGGGGAAATTCTTCTGCGAAAGCTCGTGCGCAAGAGCGCGGTCAATCTGTCTGACAAAAACCTTGCCGCCGTTATGGAGGATACCTACGAAGAAGCAAAGAAACACCACCGCGAAACGCTGCGGGACGAATAA
- a CDS encoding YfhO family protein — protein MQIRQNRAILAAPLAVLLLVSGCFAAAGLFPFGSKTVAWCDMNHQVVPLMMEFQDILAGKTSMFLNLQNAGGMDFWGVFFFFLSSPFTFLTAFVPKADFYVFMNILLLLKLALCAGTAAVLFTTLFPHLNTMQASSFSVMYACSGFAMMYYQNIVWLDMAALFPILVLGVYRLCRAERPALFVLTLCAVIVVNYYLSAMVFFWLVLLFGVLSAVYLLPRRRGRVLMLLGLSTAAALLATAVVWLPSFLEYLQSGRVMDLVSSVSGGSFTPSLPTTLPIWTCTAAAVAAVPLYLTEPRKREVQGALFLTLLFLLLPLVIDPIDRMWHLGSYQAFPVRFGYMIPLTGLLLTAWHLEQSQRLAPPQPAAGPGLLLLACAGTAGAAALGAWLLRTQKTALTRYAQTLWADNSALKLGLLFTGAVLCVYLLLFFGFRCRRFSVRAVSVLLCVVTAVELCFNVNVYVTAAAGNGNAYQSVTDLQNRVQDSSLYRMKVDDLYFDTNLTGALGYPALDHYTSLTNGVYMESLQKLGYSSHWMEIHSSGGTLLTDALLAQKYSITRSGSENGRKSIYSNGTYSIVKQPYSLPFGFVTQALGSTPKDGDRFAAQNTLYQTVFGKSDSLLTRVSPTELYQAEVETVPGSGTRVSASSDGSVLYQILVTGKTTLYFDCYNKTSRDLSSPLDNAFRIYVNNKMVMDNYPNGNFNGLLDLGTFEDQKVEIQVEVLHNVDCLSFGVAKMDDEKLEAALQQTQTADLQADGSTISGTVQAKSGGWLVLPLRGGSGFHATVNGTTAQTSLASGTFLAVKLQAGKNTVRVQYTSPGFVGGAVCSVFGAAAVILLLLLHRKKWLRRLRWLEKPAGLLFAGIAALMTMALYIFPVVLYLAQHIREML, from the coding sequence TTGCAGATACGGCAGAACCGGGCGATTTTGGCTGCGCCGCTGGCAGTTCTGCTGCTGGTTTCCGGCTGCTTTGCCGCGGCAGGCCTGTTTCCGTTTGGCAGCAAAACGGTGGCGTGGTGCGACATGAACCATCAGGTTGTGCCGCTGATGATGGAATTTCAGGATATTCTCGCGGGAAAAACCTCTATGTTTCTAAATCTGCAGAACGCAGGCGGCATGGACTTCTGGGGTGTCTTTTTCTTTTTCCTCTCCAGTCCGTTTACGTTTTTGACAGCCTTTGTGCCGAAGGCGGATTTCTATGTTTTTATGAACATTCTGCTTCTGCTGAAGCTGGCGCTCTGCGCCGGCACGGCAGCGGTTCTTTTTACGACCTTGTTTCCGCACCTGAACACCATGCAGGCAAGCAGCTTTTCCGTCATGTACGCCTGCTCCGGTTTTGCGATGATGTACTACCAGAACATCGTCTGGCTGGACATGGCAGCGCTGTTTCCCATTTTGGTGCTGGGGGTGTATCGGCTTTGCCGCGCGGAAAGACCGGCTTTGTTTGTGCTGACACTCTGCGCAGTGATTGTGGTCAACTACTATTTAAGCGCCATGGTGTTTTTCTGGCTGGTATTACTGTTCGGCGTTTTGTCAGCGGTTTACCTGCTGCCGCGACGGCGCGGGCGCGTGCTCATGCTGCTGGGGCTGAGCACAGCGGCGGCGCTGCTGGCAACGGCGGTCGTGTGGCTGCCGTCCTTTCTGGAGTATCTGCAGTCCGGCAGGGTGATGGATTTAGTCTCCAGTGTGAGTGGTGGCAGCTTTACGCCGAGCCTGCCGACCACGCTGCCGATTTGGACCTGCACAGCGGCGGCAGTCGCGGCGGTGCCGCTGTATTTGACGGAGCCGCGAAAGCGGGAGGTGCAGGGGGCGCTGTTCCTGACACTGCTGTTCCTGCTGCTGCCGCTGGTGATTGACCCGATTGACCGAATGTGGCACCTGGGCAGTTACCAGGCGTTTCCTGTGCGCTTCGGGTACATGATTCCGCTGACGGGTTTGCTGCTGACCGCATGGCATCTGGAGCAGAGCCAGCGGTTGGCGCCTCCGCAGCCTGCCGCAGGGCCGGGGCTTTTGCTGCTGGCGTGCGCAGGCACAGCAGGTGCGGCGGCACTGGGTGCGTGGCTGCTCAGAACGCAGAAAACGGCATTGACACGCTATGCGCAGACGCTGTGGGCAGACAACAGCGCGCTGAAACTGGGTCTGCTGTTTACCGGCGCGGTGCTCTGCGTGTATTTGCTCCTGTTTTTTGGATTCCGCTGCCGCCGCTTTTCAGTAAGGGCAGTGAGTGTGCTGCTGTGTGTGGTGACGGCGGTGGAGCTTTGCTTTAACGTCAATGTATATGTGACCGCCGCCGCGGGAAACGGAAATGCGTACCAGAGTGTGACAGACCTGCAGAACCGTGTGCAGGACAGCTCCCTGTACCGCATGAAAGTGGATGACCTGTACTTTGACACCAACCTGACCGGCGCATTGGGATATCCGGCGCTTGACCATTACACTTCGCTGACCAACGGAGTATATATGGAGTCCCTGCAGAAGCTGGGATATTCCTCGCACTGGATGGAGATTCACTCCAGCGGCGGCACGCTTTTGACGGATGCGCTGCTCGCGCAGAAGTACAGTATCACGCGCAGCGGCAGTGAAAACGGGCGAAAAAGCATTTACAGCAACGGTACCTATTCCATTGTGAAGCAGCCGTACAGCCTGCCGTTTGGCTTTGTAACGCAGGCATTGGGCAGCACGCCGAAGGATGGCGACCGCTTTGCCGCGCAGAATACGCTGTATCAGACGGTGTTTGGAAAGAGCGACTCCCTGCTGACGCGCGTTTCTCCCACAGAATTGTATCAGGCAGAGGTTGAAACGGTTCCGGGCAGCGGCACGCGCGTTTCCGCCTCCTCCGATGGAAGCGTTTTGTACCAGATTCTGGTGACCGGCAAAACAACTTTATACTTTGACTGTTACAACAAAACGTCACGTGATTTGAGCAGCCCTTTGGACAACGCGTTCCGTATTTACGTCAACAACAAGATGGTAATGGACAATTATCCAAACGGCAATTTTAACGGCCTTCTGGATCTGGGAACCTTTGAGGATCAGAAAGTGGAGATTCAGGTGGAGGTTTTGCACAATGTGGACTGCCTCTCCTTTGGCGTTGCGAAAATGGATGATGAAAAGCTGGAAGCGGCGCTGCAGCAGACACAGACCGCCGACCTGCAGGCGGACGGCAGCACGATTTCCGGAACGGTGCAGGCGAAAAGCGGCGGTTGGCTGGTACTGCCGCTGCGCGGCGGAAGCGGCTTCCATGCGACTGTTAACGGTACCACGGCACAGACCAGCCTTGCTTCCGGCACGTTTTTGGCTGTAAAGCTGCAGGCGGGGAAAAACACCGTTCGCGTGCAGTATACATCGCCGGGCTTTGTGGGCGGCGCGGTGTGCAGCGTCTTTGGTGCTGCGGCAGTCATTCTGCTGCTCTTGCTGCACCGCAAAAAGTGGCTGCGCCGTCTGCGATGGCTGGAAAAACCTGCCGGTCTGCTTTTTGCGGGAATTGCCGCGCTGATGACCATGGCGCTGTACATTTTTCCGGTTGTGCTGTATCTGGCACAGCATATTCGGGAGATGCTCTAG
- the tyrS gene encoding tyrosine--tRNA ligase: MGVYEDLKERGLIAQVTDEEAVRDLLDNRKCAFYIGFDPTADSLHVGHFVTIMTMARLQQAGHTPIALFGGGTGMIGDPSGKTDMRKMLTREQIDHNVACFRRQMAPLVDFSEGKAIMANNADWLLNLNYVEFLRDIGVCFSVNRMLAAECYKQRLERGLSFFEMNYMVMQSYDFLELNRRYDCVLEVGGDDQWSNIIGGVELIRRKDNKSAYGLTLGLLTNSEGKKMGKTEKGAVWLDPNKTSPFEFYQYWRNIGDADVERCLKFLTFLPIEKIRELTNCEGSALNKAKEVLAYEVTKAIHGETEAEKAREGARALFGGGADTANMPTSTLELSDFTEDSVAVLELLVKVKLVPSKSEARRLVQQGGLAVNGTKVTDPAAVLTAADFPDGAAVLKKGKKVYHKVLLGK; this comes from the coding sequence ATGGGTGTATACGAAGATTTAAAAGAACGCGGACTCATTGCGCAGGTGACAGACGAGGAAGCCGTGCGCGACTTGCTGGATAACCGCAAGTGTGCGTTTTACATCGGCTTTGACCCGACCGCGGACAGCCTGCACGTCGGGCATTTCGTAACCATCATGACCATGGCACGCCTGCAGCAAGCAGGACATACACCGATTGCCCTGTTTGGCGGCGGCACCGGCATGATTGGCGACCCATCCGGTAAAACGGATATGCGCAAAATGCTGACGCGCGAGCAGATTGACCACAACGTGGCGTGCTTCCGCAGGCAGATGGCGCCGCTGGTTGATTTTTCCGAGGGCAAGGCGATTATGGCGAACAACGCCGATTGGCTGCTGAACCTCAATTACGTGGAGTTTTTGCGGGACATCGGCGTGTGCTTCTCCGTAAACCGGATGCTGGCAGCCGAGTGCTACAAGCAGCGTCTGGAGCGCGGACTTTCTTTCTTTGAAATGAACTACATGGTTATGCAGAGCTATGACTTTCTGGAATTAAACCGCCGGTACGACTGTGTGCTGGAGGTTGGCGGTGATGACCAGTGGAGCAATATCATCGGCGGTGTGGAGCTGATTCGCCGGAAAGATAACAAATCCGCTTATGGCTTGACGCTGGGACTGCTGACCAACAGCGAGGGCAAGAAAATGGGCAAAACGGAAAAAGGTGCCGTTTGGCTGGATCCGAACAAGACAAGCCCGTTTGAATTTTACCAGTACTGGCGGAACATCGGCGACGCGGATGTGGAGCGCTGCCTGAAATTCCTGACGTTCCTGCCTATAGAGAAGATTCGCGAACTGACAAACTGCGAGGGCAGCGCGCTGAACAAAGCCAAAGAGGTGCTTGCTTACGAAGTTACAAAGGCCATTCATGGCGAAACAGAAGCGGAAAAAGCCCGCGAGGGCGCGCGCGCGCTGTTTGGCGGCGGCGCAGATACCGCCAATATGCCCACCAGCACGCTGGAACTGTCTGACTTTACAGAAGATTCTGTGGCCGTACTGGAACTGCTTGTCAAGGTGAAACTGGTGCCCAGCAAGAGCGAAGCTCGCCGTCTGGTGCAGCAGGGTGGTCTTGCTGTCAATGGCACGAAGGTGACTGATCCGGCGGCTGTGTTGACGGCGGCGGACTTCCCGGATGGGGCAGCGGTGCTGAAAAAAGGCAAGAAAGTTTACCATAAAGTGCTGTTGGGCAAATAA
- a CDS encoding class I SAM-dependent methyltransferase — translation MNRMNRTELVKEQYRSTDNLNIRITLHEKYSTNRQGFGNWILEQYRFFPGCRILELGCGTGDLWESHTDLLPASSELILSDFSQGMVTEVQKKFAACPHISCQKIDIANIPFPNCSFDWVIANMMLYHVPNLEGALAEAARVLKPGGHFAAATYGEHGIADYLEEHLHAYGFSQKVNNTFTLQNGNALLSRRFRTVERCVYPDALEVTETKDLVDYILSMTSMTNLSLDRAALFAYFEAQKNECGVIRIPEEYGMFLCTL, via the coding sequence ATGAACCGAATGAACCGCACGGAATTGGTCAAAGAGCAGTACCGCAGCACGGATAACCTGAACATCCGCATTACCCTGCATGAGAAGTACAGCACCAACCGGCAGGGCTTCGGCAACTGGATTTTGGAGCAGTACCGGTTCTTTCCCGGCTGCCGGATTCTGGAACTCGGCTGCGGTACCGGCGACCTCTGGGAAAGTCACACAGACCTGCTGCCCGCGTCAAGCGAGCTGATTCTCTCTGACTTTTCGCAGGGGATGGTTACGGAAGTACAAAAGAAATTTGCCGCCTGTCCGCACATTTCCTGCCAAAAAATCGACATAGCGAATATTCCCTTCCCTAACTGCAGCTTTGATTGGGTCATCGCAAACATGATGCTGTACCATGTGCCAAACCTGGAAGGGGCATTGGCTGAAGCTGCGCGTGTTTTAAAACCTGGCGGGCACTTTGCTGCCGCCACCTATGGGGAGCACGGCATTGCGGATTATCTGGAAGAGCACCTGCACGCTTACGGCTTTTCCCAGAAAGTAAACAACACCTTTACCCTGCAAAACGGAAACGCACTTCTGTCCCGCCGCTTCCGAACCGTTGAAAGATGCGTGTATCCGGACGCACTGGAAGTAACGGAAACCAAGGATTTGGTAGACTACATTCTGTCCATGACTTCTATGACGAATCTTTCTTTAGACCGCGCGGCACTCTTTGCATACTTTGAAGCACAGAAAAACGAGTGCGGGGTTATCCGGATTCCCGAGGAATACGGGATGTTCCTCTGCACCCTTTAA
- the recN gene encoding DNA repair protein RecN, protein MLNQLYIENIAVIEKATIDFGAGFNVLTGETGAGKSIIIDAIHAVLGQRTSRELVRSGAKGAFVSASFSDFGQRVQRKLEALGFSPEEDGTLLLQREIREDGRTVCHIGARPASVSALKELGALLINLHGQHESYGLLSPENHLRYLDRMGVSPELRHSYREAYTAWKGLCRQLSTVNLDESEKARRIDLLTYQAEELEAAQIQPGEQQELQNRRQRIRNSGKITEALRQADTLLNGGEELPGACAAVLDAAKALSSVGDVLPELGALTGRLESIGYDLQDCAEEIGGQCEDNEFDPRELDDIEERLNVYYHLSLKYGKTEEEMLQYLENCRRELDAVQHSGEELERLQKACAKAEKEVRQLGAQLSSARRKAATGFARQVRAELAYLDMPGVVFTVQQEPGEPGPAGCDAVQFLISANPGEPARPLAKIASGGELSRILLAIQSLLSGRDSVGTLIFDEVDTGVSGSAAQKIGQKLRQTAKGRQVLCVTHLAQIAALGDRQYRIEKHTESGRTFTQVTLLDHAGRRQELARLIGGTQITPLTLQNAEEMLQLAVGKNSKNETE, encoded by the coding sequence ATGTTAAATCAGTTGTATATTGAAAATATTGCAGTGATTGAAAAGGCAACCATAGACTTCGGCGCCGGTTTTAACGTGCTGACCGGTGAAACCGGCGCGGGCAAATCCATTATTATCGACGCGATTCATGCGGTGCTGGGGCAGCGCACGTCGCGGGAACTGGTGCGCAGCGGTGCCAAGGGTGCTTTTGTCAGCGCGAGCTTTTCGGACTTTGGGCAGCGGGTGCAGCGAAAGCTGGAGGCTCTCGGCTTTTCGCCGGAGGAAGACGGCACCCTGCTTCTGCAGCGCGAAATCCGTGAGGACGGCCGCACGGTCTGCCACATCGGCGCGCGACCGGCTTCGGTTTCCGCGCTGAAGGAACTGGGCGCGCTGCTGATCAATCTGCACGGTCAACATGAGAGTTACGGTCTGCTTTCGCCGGAAAACCATCTGCGCTATCTGGACCGTATGGGTGTTTCGCCGGAGCTGCGGCACAGCTACCGGGAGGCATACACCGCATGGAAGGGTCTTTGCAGGCAGCTTTCCACTGTGAATTTGGACGAATCTGAAAAAGCGCGGCGGATTGACTTGCTCACCTACCAGGCAGAGGAACTGGAAGCGGCGCAGATTCAGCCGGGCGAGCAGCAAGAACTGCAGAACCGGCGGCAGCGTATCCGCAACAGCGGGAAAATTACCGAAGCCTTGCGTCAGGCAGACACCCTGCTCAACGGCGGCGAGGAGCTGCCCGGTGCCTGCGCTGCAGTGCTGGATGCGGCAAAAGCCCTCTCTTCTGTGGGAGATGTGCTGCCGGAGTTGGGCGCGCTGACAGGCAGGCTGGAAAGCATTGGCTATGACCTGCAGGACTGCGCGGAAGAAATCGGCGGGCAGTGTGAAGACAATGAGTTTGACCCGCGGGAACTGGATGATATTGAAGAACGACTGAATGTTTACTATCACTTATCCCTGAAATACGGCAAAACTGAAGAGGAAATGCTGCAGTATCTGGAAAACTGCCGCCGGGAGCTTGACGCGGTGCAGCACAGCGGCGAAGAATTGGAGCGTTTGCAGAAAGCCTGCGCCAAAGCGGAAAAAGAGGTGCGGCAGTTGGGTGCGCAGCTTTCTTCCGCGCGCAGAAAGGCTGCTACTGGATTTGCTAGACAGGTGCGCGCCGAGCTTGCGTATCTGGATATGCCGGGCGTGGTGTTTACAGTGCAGCAGGAGCCCGGTGAGCCGGGGCCTGCAGGCTGTGACGCAGTGCAGTTTTTGATTTCCGCCAACCCCGGTGAACCGGCACGCCCGCTTGCGAAGATTGCTTCCGGCGGCGAGCTTTCACGTATTCTGCTGGCGATTCAGTCGCTGCTTTCCGGCAGGGACAGTGTTGGTACGCTGATTTTCGACGAAGTGGATACCGGCGTTTCGGGCAGCGCGGCACAGAAAATCGGGCAGAAACTGCGGCAGACGGCAAAGGGGCGGCAGGTGCTGTGCGTGACGCATCTGGCACAGATTGCAGCACTCGGCGACCGGCAGTACCGCATTGAAAAGCATACGGAAAGCGGCAGAACCTTTACACAGGTTACGCTGCTGGATCATGCCGGCCGCAGGCAGGAGCTGGCGCGGCTGATTGGCGGCACACAGATTACGCCGCTGACACTGCAAAATGCAGAGGAGATGCTGCAGCTTGCCGTAGGAAAAAACAGCAAAAACGAAACAGAATAA